The genomic region TTGGTTTTTTATGATAGGATCGGGACTTATTTATTCATTGATAGGGAATAATGGTGATAAAATAAGTAAATCGATCGTGGATTCTACATCATCAACAGTAACGTTAATTATTTCTCTTATAGGTGTTATGTGTTTGTGGTGTGGAATTATGAAGATAGCAGAGGAAAGTGGCCTCACAAAGAAACTTGCAAGCATATTAAGACCAATGCTTAGGCTTTTATTTAAAGAAAAGAATAATGAAAAGGTTATGGGACCTGTTGTTATGAATTTAACTGCTAATATATTAGGACTTGGAAATGCAGCAACACCATTTGGAATTAAAGCTATGGAGGAACTTGATGTGGTCAATGAAAATAAACATGTTGCATCGAATGATATGGCTTTATTTTTAGTACTTAATGCTAATTGTATACAGCTTTTTCCTACTACTATTTTATCTATAAGAAGTATGGCTGGGTCTGTAGATCATAGTGGAGTTATGCTTGGAATTATTGTAACAACATTTTTAACTAGTATTATATCGATAATCATATGCAAGTTACTTCAGAGAGTATTTTAGGAGGGATTTAATGAGTTTTTTATCGTCGTCATTTATTCCGCTTATAATATTGTTTATTGTTGGATATGGGGTAATTAAAAAAGTTAAGGTTTATGAGGTGTTTGTTGAAGGGGCTAAAGATGGTCTTAAAATTTGTAAAAACATATTTCCATATCTTTTGTGCATGCTACTTGCTATAAAAGTTTTTAGAGATTCAGGCATGCTTGATTACATAGTAAATCTTATTAAACCTTTTTTAGATATGATAGGTATACCAGCTGAGGTTATTACACAGATTTTTGTAAAACCATTATCAGGAAGTGGTGCGTTAGGTATATATACAGATAATATTAAGACATTTGGTCCAGATTCTTATTTAGGAGTGCTGACATCTGTGCTCATGGGATCGACAGAAACAATATTTTATACAATAGCACTTTATTTTGGATGCGTTAAAATTAAAAAAATAAGACATACTTTATGGACGGCTATATTTTCCGAGATAATAGGTATTATTATTGCGATAAATATTACTAAAATAATATTTTTTAATTAAACATAAAAAATAAATAAAACACATAAATTTAAGTAGGGTTTTTTAATATTGTACCAATGAGAATTAAGTTTAAGGAGATGTATTCCTTTGAAAGTAATAAAAAGTTTTCTTATGATAGTTGGATTACTTACTTGTTTTGTTGGTGTTGAACCTATACAGGATTTTTTAATAGGGAGTAGAAAACTTATTCTAACCTTTATTATAAAGGTATTTCAAACTACTATTTCTTGTTTTTTATTTTTAACTATGACTTCATTTGCTATTAATGGATTTATGGGAGTTTATATATGAAGAGTAGTGGATTAAAGGTAATTAGAAATGATGATTATGATAAATTTTTAGATTTAAAGAGTGGAAATGGGAAAAAACAAAAGGATTTAATTAAATTTGGATTATTTATTGCTTTATTTTTATTTATGTTTGGTATAATATTTTTC from Candidatus Arthromitus sp. SFB-mouse-Japan harbors:
- a CDS encoding nucleoside recognition domain-containing protein — encoded protein: MINYIWFFMIGSGLIYSLIGNNGDKISKSIVDSTSSTVTLIISLIGVMCLWCGIMKIAEESGLTKKLASILRPMLRLLFKEKNNEKVMGPVVMNLTANILGLGNAATPFGIKAMEELDVVNENKHVASNDMALFLVLNANCIQLFPTTILSIRSMAGSVDHSGVMLGIIVTTFLTSIISIIICKLLQRVF
- a CDS encoding spore maturation protein; the protein is MSFLSSSFIPLIILFIVGYGVIKKVKVYEVFVEGAKDGLKICKNIFPYLLCMLLAIKVFRDSGMLDYIVNLIKPFLDMIGIPAEVITQIFVKPLSGSGALGIYTDNIKTFGPDSYLGVLTSVLMGSTETIFYTIALYFGCVKIKKIRHTLWTAIFSEIIGIIIAINITKIIFFN